Proteins encoded together in one Bradyrhizobium sp. CB82 window:
- a CDS encoding restriction endonuclease, whose amino-acid sequence MTFWVVRAGKYGQVESYSIENNRVAVGWDDIADMSSITSRSALQEVVTATYPNETIGTTRVWTGELWAFREVIQVGDWVAIPLKSRAAIAVGRVTGPYQYNGEAPEGAVHQRPVQWIRTDLPRSEVDQDLLYSLGSTLTVFRVRRNNAEERLAAMAQNRRPPSISQPVEAEASDEDEGGIDIEQIAADQIVSFISRKYRGHELARLVGAILEAEGYQTQVARPGADGGVDIIAGSGPMGFGSPRIAVQVKSGDTPADVGVLRELQGVMPRFGAEHGLIVSWAGFKDSVIREARQLFFEVRLWDAGALVSALQNNYSKLSEEVQAELPLKHIWLLVEE is encoded by the coding sequence ATGACGTTCTGGGTGGTTCGCGCTGGCAAGTACGGCCAGGTTGAAAGCTACTCCATCGAAAACAACAGAGTTGCCGTCGGGTGGGACGATATTGCCGACATGTCGTCGATCACTAGTCGGAGCGCTCTGCAAGAGGTGGTGACTGCAACTTACCCGAACGAGACGATTGGAACTACCAGAGTATGGACCGGTGAACTTTGGGCCTTTCGCGAAGTCATTCAGGTGGGGGACTGGGTTGCGATACCGCTGAAGTCCAGGGCTGCAATCGCTGTTGGCCGCGTGACTGGACCCTATCAGTATAATGGAGAAGCACCCGAAGGAGCTGTACACCAACGGCCCGTGCAATGGATACGGACTGATCTCCCCAGGTCTGAAGTCGATCAGGACCTCTTGTACTCGCTCGGAAGCACCCTAACGGTGTTTCGCGTCCGGAGGAACAACGCCGAAGAACGCCTCGCAGCAATGGCGCAGAACAGACGACCACCGTCAATCAGCCAGCCAGTCGAGGCGGAGGCGAGCGATGAAGACGAGGGTGGGATCGACATTGAACAGATCGCTGCTGACCAGATAGTTAGTTTCATCAGTCGGAAGTATCGAGGCCATGAGCTTGCGCGTCTAGTTGGCGCAATCCTGGAAGCTGAGGGTTATCAAACCCAAGTAGCGCGCCCTGGTGCCGACGGCGGCGTCGATATCATTGCTGGAAGTGGCCCAATGGGCTTTGGAAGTCCGCGAATAGCAGTGCAAGTGAAGTCCGGAGACACGCCCGCCGACGTTGGGGTATTGCGAGAATTGCAGGGCGTGATGCCGCGCTTTGGAGCAGAACATGGGCTTATCGTATCGTGGGCGGGCTTCAAGGACAGTGTCATACGTGAAGCGAGGCAACTGTTCTTTGAAGTGCGCCTTTGGGACGCTGGAGCACTAGTATCCGCTCTTCAAAATAATTACTCAAAGCTCAGTGAAGAGGTGCAAGCGGAGTTACCGCTAAAGCATATTTGGCTGTTAGTCGAAGAGTAG
- a CDS encoding DUF2933 domain-containing protein: protein MSAESHFESPDQTRQGMSMKARAGIVLLGFLAIAGALLFTEHRAHVLGLLIWLPLLACPLMHFFMHGGHGHHHGGGRPNDPRSV, encoded by the coding sequence ATGTCGGCGGAAAGTCATTTTGAGAGCCCGGATCAAACGCGGCAAGGCATGTCCATGAAGGCCCGAGCTGGCATCGTTCTTCTGGGATTCCTCGCCATTGCCGGCGCGCTCTTGTTCACCGAGCACAGGGCTCACGTGCTCGGATTGCTGATCTGGTTGCCCCTTCTTGCATGTCCGCTGATGCACTTCTTCATGCATGGAGGACACGGCCACCATCACGGCGGCGGTCGACCGAACGATCCAAGGAGCGTGTGA
- a CDS encoding macro domain-containing protein yields the protein MTEEIFKSLRVGIKRRWSAGITQALSAAGAVWLVTEIATKVSDPLDQWIKQHGNCYLAIVLAAAVIWFIRHVYEVRAVSFRLPTTDTNIKIEYGDLFAQPTDWLIGVGEFFDSQVGDVVSQHSLHGKLIISTFNGDSARFRTVVDAALANADGTRVQQRPISPKTRYDIGTTAVLDRGQHRVFLVAMSRVDLATFKASSDVPTLWRALMGALAAIRNHGNGAPISLPLIGNGRSSVNIEPQHLLRLIVLALVDYGRKFDLPKQVAIVLPEDCFEALDLREIRRDWRKR from the coding sequence ATGACTGAGGAAATATTCAAATCACTACGGGTCGGTATCAAACGGCGTTGGAGCGCCGGGATCACCCAGGCATTGAGTGCTGCGGGCGCGGTCTGGTTAGTTACTGAGATAGCAACCAAGGTGTCCGATCCACTAGATCAATGGATCAAGCAGCACGGCAACTGCTACCTCGCAATCGTCCTTGCGGCGGCCGTGATTTGGTTCATCAGACACGTCTATGAAGTTCGAGCTGTCTCGTTCCGTCTGCCGACGACCGATACCAACATAAAAATAGAGTACGGCGACTTGTTTGCTCAACCGACTGACTGGCTAATCGGGGTCGGCGAGTTCTTCGACAGCCAAGTTGGAGACGTAGTCTCGCAGCACTCTCTTCATGGGAAGCTGATCATCAGCACGTTCAACGGTGATAGCGCTCGGTTCAGGACGGTAGTTGACGCTGCACTAGCGAACGCCGACGGCACAAGAGTTCAGCAGAGACCGATTTCTCCAAAAACCAGATACGACATTGGCACGACGGCCGTACTAGATCGCGGACAACATAGAGTTTTCCTCGTCGCAATGTCGAGAGTAGACCTAGCCACGTTTAAGGCTTCGTCTGATGTTCCCACCCTTTGGCGCGCCCTTATGGGCGCACTAGCTGCGATCCGCAATCACGGGAATGGCGCACCGATTTCACTGCCGTTAATTGGCAATGGACGTTCGAGTGTCAACATCGAGCCCCAACATCTACTGCGCCTCATAGTGTTAGCGCTGGTGGACTATGGCCGCAAATTCGATCTGCCAAAGCAAGTCGCAATCGTCCTACCAGAAGACTGCTTCGAAGCCTTGGACCTGAGAGAAATTCGGCGAGATTGGAGGAAGCGATAA
- a CDS encoding GFA family protein, translating into MSHLGSCFCGAVKLEVMGSPEAMGYCHCSSCRSWSGGPVNAFSLWKPEAVRVTSGAEHVAMFQKTELSQRQYCAKCGGHLMTNHPPLGLVDVFAATLPTLEFTPGVHVNYAETVLPMRDGLPKLKDFPKEFGGSGEVLPE; encoded by the coding sequence ATGTCTCACCTTGGAAGCTGCTTTTGCGGTGCAGTCAAGCTGGAGGTCATGGGATCACCGGAGGCGATGGGCTATTGTCATTGCAGTTCCTGTCGCTCGTGGTCCGGCGGACCTGTAAATGCCTTCAGCCTCTGGAAGCCGGAAGCGGTACGGGTCACATCGGGAGCCGAGCATGTCGCGATGTTCCAGAAAACTGAGCTCAGCCAGCGTCAGTATTGCGCGAAATGCGGCGGGCACCTGATGACCAATCATCCGCCCCTGGGGCTGGTTGATGTTTTCGCGGCGACACTTCCTACGTTAGAATTTACGCCCGGTGTACACGTAAACTACGCCGAGACTGTTCTGCCGATGCGAGACGGCCTTCCCAAGCTCAAGGATTTTCCGAAGGAGTTCGGTGGCTCAGGAGAAGTCCTCCCGGAATAA
- a CDS encoding TIR domain-containing protein, translated as MAYRNGSYIAFHAGGSTDPTASDIKYYRMLKAWHEHDDIDFQFINSHDKVAGVRDTSKKETLRRSLVERLNNSKNMVLIIGPTTRLDTDWVPFEIAYAVDQCKIPIIATYTGYEWITQPQELRPLWPPALASRIDNGTLRAIHIPFKQGAIDDAIKQFSHENLPATALNYYTVEAHRSFGIDIR; from the coding sequence ATGGCCTACCGAAACGGCAGTTATATCGCCTTCCACGCCGGAGGCAGCACCGATCCGACAGCCTCCGATATCAAGTACTATAGGATGCTTAAGGCTTGGCACGAGCATGACGACATCGACTTCCAATTCATAAACAGCCACGACAAAGTCGCAGGCGTCCGAGACACAAGCAAAAAAGAGACGCTGAGGCGCAGCCTCGTTGAACGACTCAACAATTCCAAAAATATGGTCTTGATCATCGGTCCGACAACGAGGCTCGATACTGATTGGGTGCCCTTCGAAATCGCCTATGCTGTAGACCAGTGCAAAATTCCGATCATTGCCACTTACACAGGCTATGAATGGATTACGCAGCCACAAGAACTACGCCCCCTGTGGCCGCCTGCCTTAGCATCGCGAATTGACAATGGCACCCTCAGGGCCATCCACATTCCGTTCAAGCAAGGAGCGATAGATGACGCGATTAAGCAATTCAGTCACGAGAACCTGCCCGCGACTGCTTTGAACTACTACACCGTTGAAGCTCATAGGTCGTTCGGAATAGACATACGGTGA
- a CDS encoding FAD-binding protein, translating into MQAMATETFIGNMRGPVIRRMDSDYDAVRSLYNGMIDKSPVMIARCADVADVVAAVNFARENDLQVAIRGGGHNGPGLSSIDDGLMIDLSMMKGVRVDPGARTVRVGPGCTQGDVDHATHIYGLAVPAGIVSTTGIAGLTLGGGTGYLTRKHGLTIDNLLEADVVLADGRIVTANKSENADLYWGLRGGGGNFGIVTSFLFQAHPVNKVYAGPVFWDLENARTVMQKYRDFLPSAPEELGAFVGLKTVPPMDPFPAAHQGKRACAIIACYNGPAEDGQAVIAELLGELPPPLFNWMGEMPYPALQSMFDPFFPKGLQWYWRGDFVKELTDEAIDAHIEQARNAPSALSLMHLYPIDGAVHRVGKSDTAWNTREATWSMVIAGIDPNPQMAGEITRWTKGYWEAVHPYSADGGYVNFMMEDGDDSRLKATYGDNYDRLVALKTKYDPTNFFCMNQNIRPLHS; encoded by the coding sequence ATGCAGGCCATGGCCACCGAAACCTTCATCGGCAATATGCGCGGCCCGGTAATCAGGCGAATGGATTCCGACTATGACGCTGTGCGGAGCCTCTACAACGGGATGATCGATAAGAGTCCCGTAATGATTGCGCGATGCGCCGACGTCGCTGACGTCGTCGCGGCGGTCAATTTTGCAAGGGAGAACGATCTCCAGGTCGCGATCCGCGGAGGCGGGCACAATGGGCCGGGCCTTAGTAGTATCGACGACGGGCTGATGATCGACTTGTCGATGATGAAAGGCGTGCGGGTCGATCCGGGCGCTCGTACCGTCCGCGTCGGTCCCGGTTGCACGCAAGGCGATGTCGACCACGCCACGCACATCTATGGACTTGCCGTTCCGGCCGGCATTGTCTCGACCACGGGGATCGCCGGCCTCACGCTCGGCGGCGGCACCGGATACCTCACCCGCAAGCATGGCCTCACAATCGACAATCTGCTCGAGGCGGATGTCGTGCTCGCCGATGGTCGCATTGTCACCGCTAACAAGTCTGAGAACGCTGACCTCTACTGGGGCCTGCGCGGCGGCGGCGGCAATTTCGGCATCGTCACAAGCTTCCTGTTCCAGGCTCATCCGGTGAACAAGGTCTATGCCGGTCCAGTATTCTGGGATCTCGAAAATGCTCGGACCGTCATGCAGAAATACAGGGATTTCCTCCCCAGCGCTCCTGAGGAGCTCGGGGCCTTTGTCGGATTGAAGACTGTTCCACCGATGGACCCATTCCCGGCGGCGCATCAGGGCAAGCGCGCCTGCGCCATAATCGCCTGTTACAATGGTCCAGCAGAAGATGGTCAGGCGGTCATAGCCGAGTTACTCGGTGAGCTGCCCCCGCCGCTCTTCAACTGGATGGGCGAGATGCCCTATCCGGCCCTCCAATCCATGTTCGATCCGTTTTTCCCGAAAGGCCTTCAATGGTACTGGCGCGGCGATTTCGTGAAAGAACTGACCGACGAAGCAATTGACGCCCATATCGAGCAGGCCCGGAATGCACCGAGCGCGCTTTCGCTCATGCATCTTTATCCGATCGATGGCGCCGTCCATCGCGTTGGCAAGAGCGACACCGCCTGGAACACGCGCGAGGCGACTTGGTCGATGGTCATCGCCGGCATCGATCCAAACCCGCAAATGGCAGGCGAAATCACGCGCTGGACCAAGGGCTATTGGGAAGCCGTGCATCCTTACTCGGCCGACGGCGGCTATGTGAATTTCATGATGGAGGATGGGGATGACAGCAGACTCAAGGCTACTTACGGCGACAACTACGACCGCCTCGTCGCCTTGAAAACCAAATACGACCCGACGAACTTCTTCTGCATGAACCAGAACATCAGACCGCTGCACTCGTAG
- a CDS encoding FtsX-like permease family protein: MTARLDALLDPYGGQAAHGRKDQTSHAWLDHELDMLNNMSRTLPPIFLLVAAFLVNLTLTRLVALEREQIGLLKALGYADSSIVLHYFKFVALIVVIGIVLGGVAGTWLGLRVTALFGDFFHFPFLVFAKAPDLYVTAGALSAAAAAVGALRALREVVRLPPAVAMQPPAPPVYRRLLPASIQLDQVVSQPTLMMVRNIARHPVRAAFTALGMALATAILVVSLFTRDTMEQLIDVTYFLADRQDATIGFSEKRIENVVEQVNRLPGVLAAEPFREVPVRIRHGNVERRIIISGRPADADLRRIIDADLRPVALPETGLAISAMLGHILGVGAGDTVEVDLLEGARRTVSMPMVATVEDYFGIRGMMDIETLRKLMREAPVVNSVNLSLDENRKEDFYAAVKSMPTVGGVALQRVSLANFRKTVALLVTTMASIYTGLAAVIAFGVVFNNARISLSERARELASLRVLGFTRGEVLHILLLELAILTLIAQPPGWVMGYGLAWVMKTNLAGELMRVRLVVEHSTYMVATSVVVLAATASAAVIRERIDKLDLVAVLKTRD, from the coding sequence GTGACCGCGCGGCTCGACGCCTTGCTCGACCCCTACGGTGGGCAGGCGGCCCATGGTCGCAAAGACCAGACCTCGCACGCCTGGCTCGACCATGAGCTCGACATGCTCAACAACATGAGCCGCACGCTGCCGCCGATCTTCCTTCTAGTCGCCGCCTTCCTGGTCAATCTCACCCTGACCCGGCTGGTCGCGCTCGAGCGCGAGCAGATCGGCCTCCTGAAGGCGCTGGGCTACGCCGACAGCAGCATCGTGCTGCACTATTTCAAGTTCGTCGCTCTCATCGTGGTGATCGGGATCGTCCTGGGCGGCGTGGCGGGCACATGGCTCGGACTGCGTGTCACTGCGTTGTTCGGCGACTTCTTCCACTTCCCGTTCCTGGTGTTCGCGAAGGCGCCGGATCTATACGTCACCGCCGGCGCGCTCAGCGCGGCCGCCGCCGCCGTGGGCGCGCTGCGGGCGCTGCGCGAAGTGGTCAGGCTGCCGCCGGCCGTCGCCATGCAACCGCCGGCCCCGCCGGTCTACCGGCGGCTGCTACCGGCGAGCATCCAGCTCGACCAGGTCGTGTCGCAGCCGACGCTGATGATGGTCCGCAACATCGCGCGCCATCCGGTCCGGGCGGCCTTCACGGCGCTTGGGATGGCGCTGGCCACCGCGATCCTGGTCGTCTCGCTGTTCACCCGCGACACCATGGAGCAACTGATCGACGTGACCTATTTCCTCGCCGACCGGCAGGACGCGACCATCGGCTTTTCCGAGAAGCGGATCGAGAACGTGGTGGAGCAAGTGAACCGGCTTCCGGGCGTTCTCGCTGCCGAGCCGTTCCGCGAGGTGCCCGTCCGGATTCGCCATGGCAACGTCGAACGGCGGATCATCATCAGCGGCCGGCCGGCCGACGCGGATCTGAGGCGCATCATCGATGCCGATCTTCGGCCGGTCGCGCTTCCGGAGACCGGCCTCGCCATCTCCGCCATGCTCGGGCACATCCTCGGGGTAGGGGCCGGCGACACGGTCGAGGTCGATTTGCTGGAGGGCGCCCGCCGTACCGTCAGCATGCCGATGGTGGCGACCGTCGAGGATTATTTCGGCATCAGGGGAATGATGGACATCGAGACGCTCCGCAAGCTGATGCGCGAGGCGCCCGTCGTGAACAGCGTGAACCTCAGCCTCGACGAGAACCGGAAGGAGGATTTCTACGCGGCCGTGAAGTCCATGCCGACGGTCGGCGGCGTGGCGCTGCAGCGCGTCTCTCTGGCGAACTTCCGCAAGACGGTCGCGCTGCTCGTCACCACGATGGCGAGCATCTACACCGGGCTCGCCGCCGTGATCGCGTTCGGCGTCGTCTTCAACAACGCCCGGATCTCGCTGTCCGAACGGGCGCGGGAATTGGCCAGCCTGCGCGTGCTGGGCTTCACCCGCGGCGAGGTGCTTCACATCCTCCTGCTCGAACTCGCCATCCTCACGCTGATCGCTCAGCCGCCGGGGTGGGTGATGGGCTACGGGCTCGCCTGGGTCATGAAGACGAACCTGGCCGGGGAACTGATGCGCGTGCGCCTCGTCGTCGAGCACTCCACCTACATGGTCGCCACGTCCGTCGTGGTGCTGGCGGCCACCGCCTCCGCAGCGGTCATCCGCGAACGCATCGACAAACTGGACCTCGTCGCGGTCCTCAAGACGCGAGATTAG
- a CDS encoding 5'-nucleotidase, protein MNEGVQVYAALQLNREDTLIEKGPGFEVVERLLRLNDPAQKPCVEVFLLSRNSPDLSLRAFNSIDRYGLGIKAGSFTSGRSLGPFISAWELDLFLSNEIIDVRAAMEAGAAAAKLGTAPQARQEDPSDEVRIAFDGDAVVFSDESDEVFKLHGLQAFLKHERENAGSSRSDRDVCLPLGCCRPSSRHTCAGHLT, encoded by the coding sequence CTGAACGAAGGGGTTCAGGTCTACGCAGCGTTGCAGCTCAACCGAGAGGACACTCTCATTGAGAAAGGACCGGGCTTCGAAGTCGTGGAAAGACTGTTGAGGCTGAACGATCCGGCTCAAAAGCCGTGTGTGGAGGTGTTTCTCCTCTCGCGGAATTCACCCGACCTCTCCCTTCGCGCGTTCAACTCCATCGACCGATACGGGCTCGGAATAAAGGCCGGCAGCTTTACCAGCGGTCGCTCGCTCGGCCCCTTCATTTCCGCATGGGAGTTGGATCTCTTTCTCTCCAACGAAATCATAGACGTGCGGGCGGCAATGGAAGCCGGGGCCGCCGCAGCGAAACTCGGCACGGCTCCCCAAGCTCGCCAAGAGGATCCGAGCGATGAAGTTCGTATCGCGTTCGACGGGGACGCGGTCGTGTTCAGCGACGAATCCGATGAAGTCTTCAAGCTTCACGGATTGCAGGCATTCCTGAAACACGAACGGGAGAACGCGGGGTCCTCGCGCAGCGACCGAGACGTTTGTCTACCCTTAGGCTGCTGCCGACCTTCTTCACGCCACACCTGCGCCGGTCACCTAACGTAA
- a CDS encoding HlyD family efflux transporter periplasmic adaptor subunit, with protein sequence MSAKWTKRFIGAAALAAMAGGLAWFAWPRPVLVDLATVAKGPIEVTADDDGKTHVRHVYTVSAPIAGKVLRISHPLGEQGPSLHVGDEVVANQTVIALMQPTLPGFIDVRSRDQLKAEVLAADAAIQQQEAEVQRIEAALDFSKTEFQRAQTLSRTQTISAQAFDKAKFDVATNEAALASAKAQVDMRRAVRTSLAARLMDPANTAPPEPTCCVRVLAPASGRLLKIVQDSEATILPGTPLVDIGNPLDLEVVADLLSTDAVQIKIGAPVRIDGWGGQPIKGKVVRVDPAGFLKVSALGIEEQRVRVAIDFADPPEAWASLGHDYRVVVHVTTWSAQDALAVPVSALFRKGDQWAVFADDSGRAKTVPVNIGHRNNRIAEVLAGLGAGDRVVLHPSDRVTDGGRISERYVR encoded by the coding sequence ATGTCGGCAAAGTGGACCAAACGTTTCATCGGCGCTGCGGCCTTGGCCGCCATGGCGGGAGGGCTGGCCTGGTTCGCCTGGCCCCGCCCGGTTCTCGTCGATCTCGCGACCGTCGCGAAGGGTCCGATCGAAGTCACGGCGGACGACGACGGCAAGACCCACGTGCGCCACGTCTACACCGTCTCGGCGCCCATAGCCGGAAAGGTGCTGAGGATTTCGCATCCGCTGGGCGAGCAGGGACCTTCGCTTCACGTCGGCGACGAAGTCGTGGCCAACCAGACGGTCATCGCCCTGATGCAGCCGACGCTACCGGGATTCATCGACGTTCGCTCGCGCGACCAGCTTAAGGCCGAGGTCCTGGCGGCGGACGCCGCCATCCAGCAGCAGGAGGCCGAGGTGCAGCGGATCGAAGCCGCGCTGGATTTTTCAAAGACCGAATTTCAGCGGGCCCAGACGCTCTCGCGGACGCAGACCATCTCGGCCCAGGCCTTCGACAAGGCAAAGTTCGACGTGGCCACCAACGAGGCCGCCTTGGCGAGCGCGAAGGCTCAGGTCGACATGCGCCGCGCGGTGCGTACCAGCCTGGCGGCCCGGTTGATGGACCCAGCCAACACCGCGCCCCCAGAGCCGACGTGCTGCGTCCGGGTGCTCGCGCCGGCGAGCGGACGGCTGCTGAAGATCGTCCAGGACAGCGAGGCGACCATCCTGCCCGGGACTCCCCTCGTCGACATCGGCAACCCTCTCGATCTGGAGGTCGTGGCCGACCTGCTCTCGACCGATGCGGTCCAGATCAAGATAGGTGCCCCCGTCCGGATCGACGGTTGGGGCGGTCAGCCCATCAAAGGGAAGGTCGTCCGCGTGGACCCCGCCGGCTTCCTGAAAGTCTCGGCGCTCGGCATCGAGGAACAGCGGGTCAGGGTGGCCATCGACTTCGCGGACCCGCCCGAGGCGTGGGCCTCGCTCGGGCACGACTATCGGGTCGTCGTCCACGTGACCACCTGGAGCGCTCAGGACGCCCTGGCCGTGCCCGTGAGCGCCTTGTTCCGGAAAGGCGACCAGTGGGCCGTTTTCGCCGACGACAGCGGCCGCGCGAAAACTGTGCCGGTCAACATCGGCCACCGGAATAACCGGATCGCCGAGGTTCTCGCCGGGCTCGGTGCGGGAGATCGGGTCGTGCTGCACCCCAGCGACCGGGTCACAGATGGAGGGCGGATCTCGGAGCGTTACGTTAGGTGA
- a CDS encoding ABC transporter ATP-binding protein: MSETIFTAKALTKTYVSGEVTVKALNRVDLEIAEKEVVVLLGPSGSGKTTLLNIMGGLDRPSSGRLFFRDLDLTDLEDRELTRYRRDHVGFVFQFYNLVPSLTAHENVALVTEVAKKPMRPADALALVGLEERMHHFPAQLSGGEQQRVAIARAIAKRPAVLLCDEPTGALDSKTGIRVIEVLLGVNRQLGTTTVIITHNASIQEVADRVLFFADGRISRIRKNESRRQAAELTW; the protein is encoded by the coding sequence ATGAGCGAAACCATTTTCACCGCCAAGGCGCTTACGAAGACCTACGTCTCCGGCGAGGTGACCGTGAAGGCGCTCAACAGAGTCGATCTGGAGATCGCCGAGAAGGAAGTGGTCGTGCTGCTCGGGCCCTCCGGCAGCGGCAAGACCACGCTGCTCAACATCATGGGTGGTCTCGACCGGCCAAGCAGCGGCAGGCTATTCTTCCGCGACCTGGACTTGACGGATCTCGAGGATCGCGAGCTGACGAGGTACCGCCGAGATCACGTCGGCTTCGTCTTCCAGTTCTACAATCTGGTGCCGAGCCTCACCGCGCACGAAAATGTCGCGCTGGTCACCGAGGTCGCCAAGAAGCCGATGCGCCCGGCCGACGCTCTCGCGCTGGTCGGGCTCGAAGAGCGGATGCATCACTTCCCCGCCCAGCTATCCGGCGGCGAGCAGCAGCGGGTCGCCATCGCCCGTGCGATCGCGAAGCGTCCGGCGGTGCTGCTGTGCGACGAGCCGACCGGGGCGCTGGACTCGAAAACCGGCATCCGCGTCATCGAGGTGCTGCTCGGGGTCAACCGGCAGCTCGGGACCACCACCGTCATCATCACGCACAACGCCAGCATCCAGGAAGTCGCCGACAGGGTGCTGTTCTTTGCGGACGGCAGGATCTCGAGGATCCGGAAGAACGAGAGCCGGCGCCAAGCGGCCGAGCTCACCTGGTGA
- a CDS encoding isoprenylcysteine carboxylmethyltransferase family protein: MRDTAPAYGLWSLVVVNSAVFILFAYSFFKPQTSRDWRSFGAFSAFLIALFVEMYGFPLTIYFLSGWLQSHYPNVDWFSHDAGHLLEMMFGWKANPHAGPFHILSFIFIGAGFVLISAAWRVLYDAQQIRSLATTGPYSYVRHPQYVGFILVMFGFLLQWPTLLTLAMFPVLTVMYVKLARDEERDARSEFGEAYTKYAEHVPGFIPRLSRILGQGSTGSYRHG, translated from the coding sequence ATGCGCGACACCGCACCCGCCTATGGCCTCTGGAGCCTCGTCGTCGTCAATTCGGCAGTGTTCATCCTGTTCGCCTACAGCTTCTTCAAGCCGCAGACATCCCGCGACTGGCGCTCGTTCGGGGCCTTCAGCGCGTTTCTGATTGCGCTGTTCGTGGAGATGTACGGCTTCCCGCTCACCATCTACTTCCTTTCCGGCTGGCTGCAGTCGCACTACCCGAACGTCGACTGGTTCTCCCATGACGCCGGCCACCTGCTCGAGATGATGTTCGGCTGGAAGGCGAATCCGCACGCCGGACCGTTCCACATCTTGAGCTTCATCTTCATCGGCGCAGGCTTCGTCCTGATCTCCGCCGCGTGGAGGGTGCTGTACGATGCGCAGCAGATCCGCAGCCTCGCGACCACCGGCCCCTACAGCTACGTCCGACACCCGCAGTACGTCGGTTTCATCCTGGTGATGTTCGGCTTCCTGCTGCAGTGGCCGACGCTTCTCACGCTCGCGATGTTTCCGGTGCTGACCGTCATGTACGTCAAGCTGGCGCGCGACGAGGAGCGGGACGCGAGGTCGGAGTTCGGCGAGGCCTATACGAAGTACGCTGAGCACGTACCGGGCTTCATACCGCGGCTGAGCCGAATCCTCGGGCAGGGCTCGACCGGCAGTTATCGTCACGGCTGA